The genome window ACCATAATAGGTTGAAAAAATGTACTCAGATATTCTCTTATCAAATTACTGTAATACAAAGTATCTTCCTCTAGATCTTTAAGCATTTCTGAGACTTTAACAGATCCAATTTTAATATTTTGAGAACTATCTATCAAACCTTTTGAATAGGTGGCTAGGCCCATGCTCCCTGTTCCTATATAAACAAATAAAACATCATTTTTTTTGTATCTTCGGTGTTTTTCAAAGTATCTAATCAATTCCATGTAGATATGAGACTTTTCTTCATAATCGTCTAATACATCAATAACTAATCCTGTTTTTGTTTCAATCTGATCTAAAATAAAATCTACATTTTCTGCTTCTCTTAGAGCTGTTGTACCAACGATTTTTAAATTCTTTACTCCATATTCTTCTGCTACCCTTTTGAAACCATTTAACTTCTCACTCATTATCTCTACTTTTTCAAAAGAAATCCTTCCTAAGGTGAAAGTATCTCTACCTAGAAATAACGGATATTCTAAACTTTCAATTATCTCAACGTCGTTTTGATTGTTTTGAGCAATATCAAGAGAAATGTTTTCAGATCCTATGTTTATAACTCCAGTAATCATAATTAAGCACCAACTTTTTCTTGTATAAGTGAGAATGCTCCGTACAAACATGCATCATCTTTCAATTTTGATAATTTAAATTCACATGTATCAAAGATGTGAGGAATAGAATATTGTTTAGCAGTTTCTATAATTATTGGCAAAAGTTCTTCACCTAAAGCTTCCATGATACCCCCACCGTAAAGAATAACGTCGGGATTTAATAGGTTTATTATAGATCCGGCGTTTATTCCAAGATAAAAAGCAACATCATTTAAAATAGATCTAACAACCTTATCTCCTTCATCATATGCGGATTTAAGTGTAGAACTTTTAACAATATTTTTTAAATCGCTCTTTTTTATAACCGTCTTTTCTCCTCGTTCTCTTTTGCGAGTAATTTCTCTTTGAATAGCAACTTTAGAAGATAAACTCTCTAAACACCCGCGGAGATTACATCCACAAAGAGGCCCTTGCGGATAAACGTTCATATGCCCTATCTCAGCAGCAAAATTGTATGAGCCTCTGTATAGACTATTATTCAATATTAATCCTCCGCCTATTCCCGTTCCAACAAAATATCCTACTGCATTCTTTGCTCCCTTTGCTGCACCAAATTTCCATTCCCCATACATACTTGCATTCGCATCATTCTCAACGAAACAATCTATTTTGTATTCTTCTTTCACAAAATCTATTAAATTAAATTCATTCAACGGCATATTGGGAGTAAATGCTATTTTTCCATCTTTTATAACCCCAGGTACTCCAATACCAATTCCTTTTACATCTTTGCTATCTTCTAATAATGTATCCAGAACTTTTTTGAGTTGGTCTATTACCTTTTCTTTGCCTTTTGAACTTTTGGAGCTTTTTTTCTCTGTTTTAATTTTATTGCCTTTATCATCAAACAAGGCACCTAATATCTTTGTCCCTCCGATATCCACACCTATCCAGTTACTCATATCTTCACCTTCTTTAAAACTTTCATATTTGATTATTTTCATTAAGGGTAGAATATAATTCATTTAAAATATTTTGGACATCAACTTTAATTTCATTTTCTGTCTTGAAAATTTCGTCATTTATCTCTTCCAAAATAAATGATAACTTTTTATTTTGGAACTTTTTTATTAACCTTTTCTTAAGAATCACAAGATCGTGATGCTTTCCCAGAATATCTTGAATCAACTTTAGCGATTTTTCTTCCTTTAATTTTTCTTCGTTAAACTCACCTAATATCTCCATCTTATACCTCAAATTTTTCACTTTTATTCTCAACTTATGTAGCTGTTCATCATTCTGTTTATCTGATTTCTGAAAAGTGTCACATATTGCTTTAAAATCTTCAAAATAACTTTCTGTAAAATAATGAGTTTTAGGTTCGAAATTTTTTATAAGTTCAGTAGTCAATATACTCATTGTTTGCTCTAACTCTGTTTCTAATTTTGAAGTATTTAATGAACTCAGATAATTTTTTATCTTGTCTTTTTGCTTGTAAAACTTTTTTTCAAAATAATCGATAAACTTTCGGTCTGAATTTTTTAGACCTTTTAGGTAATCAAGATATACTTGGTAGTCTCTAGCTTTATTACTTTTTTTTAATATTCTTTTTAAATCTTTTATAGTCTCTTTTGGTTGAGAGTGATCTGAAAAATGTATTAAAAGATTTATACAAGCCTGTAATCTTCTGCAAGATGTTCTCATATCATGTAGACTATCTTCACCTTTTTCTTCTAGAACACATGAAATGGTTTCTAAAAGACGTTTATTCATTTTCTCAAAATATTCAAGATAATCCTTTAAAAAAATCCAAGGATTTTTTGAAATATTATCTACAACTCTATAGACTTGGGATCCACCATCCATTTCAATTTACCTTTCCCAGATAAGATATCTTCAAACGTTTCTCCTTCAATACATATAACCCCTGTCTTTCGTAAATGCAAATCATCACCCGTTAATTTTTTAGCAAGCTCATCAAAAGTAGGGTTGTGCCCAAAGATCATCACATTATAATATCCTTTTAAAAGTTCTGAAAGTTTCTCAACAATTTCTTCAGTGTTACCTTCATATAATAAATCTTCTTCCATTATTTTTACTTTAGATTTGAAAGATTTAGAGAAAATTTCTGCTGTCTCTTTAGCTCTAATAGCAGGTGAAGTTATAATGAGATCAACTTTTTTCATCATTTTATCTACATAATCTGCTATTTCTTTAGAATCCTTTTTGCCTTTTTTCGTTAACTTTCTATCGAAATCGTTTACATCATAAGATCTTTTTTCCGCCTTTGAGTGTCTCACTAATATTAAACTTTTTATATCTTTAGACATATTAATTGAAAATTTCCCTTCCTTTCATTTTTTTATTTTCAATAATTATTAAGATTATACTACAAATTAAGGAAATTTTGATAATTTTTTTTAAAATATTTAATTATTCTGATTATTCCGTTCGATCCTAAAACACATCCAAAGGCTATTGTTCCCAACTTCCCACCTCCGCCACCTAAATGTGTATAGCTGTAAACAAAAAAGACAGCTACGAAGAAAGCGATCAAAAAAATTTCATAAAAATTTTCTAATCTTTCTTTAGAACTCATGCCCGCAAATGTTGCTGCCATCATAAGAACGGAGAGATTTGAATTACTTTGTGGAAATATTTGTGGTAAAATTAATGCTCCAATCAAGCTAACTATTGCAGAAGAGCCAACAACGTCTTTTTTCAAGTAAATGTGTAAAAAATAAGTTGATAAGACCCCAATTAAACTAATTAAAAAAATTTCAAGGCTTAAAGTTCCAATCATTGTTGGATTAATAAGATTTAAATCTGAGGTGATAAAAAGAATTATCCATGAACTAAAAGCTATTG of Petrotoga sp. 9PW.55.5.1 contains these proteins:
- a CDS encoding ROK family protein; its protein translation is MKIIKYESFKEGEDMSNWIGVDIGGTKILGALFDDKGNKIKTEKKSSKSSKGKEKVIDQLKKVLDTLLEDSKDVKGIGIGVPGVIKDGKIAFTPNMPLNEFNLIDFVKEEYKIDCFVENDANASMYGEWKFGAAKGAKNAVGYFVGTGIGGGLILNNSLYRGSYNFAAEIGHMNVYPQGPLCGCNLRGCLESLSSKVAIQREITRKRERGEKTVIKKSDLKNIVKSSTLKSAYDEGDKVVRSILNDVAFYLGINAGSIINLLNPDVILYGGGIMEALGEELLPIIIETAKQYSIPHIFDTCEFKLSKLKDDACLYGAFSLIQEKVGA
- a CDS encoding CHAD domain-containing protein; amino-acid sequence: MDGGSQVYRVVDNISKNPWIFLKDYLEYFEKMNKRLLETISCVLEEKGEDSLHDMRTSCRRLQACINLLIHFSDHSQPKETIKDLKRILKKSNKARDYQVYLDYLKGLKNSDRKFIDYFEKKFYKQKDKIKNYLSSLNTSKLETELEQTMSILTTELIKNFEPKTHYFTESYFEDFKAICDTFQKSDKQNDEQLHKLRIKVKNLRYKMEILGEFNEEKLKEEKSLKLIQDILGKHHDLVILKKRLIKKFQNKKLSFILEEINDEIFKTENEIKVDVQNILNELYSTLNENNQI
- the sixA gene encoding phosphohistidine phosphatase SixA, yielding MSKDIKSLILVRHSKAEKRSYDVNDFDRKLTKKGKKDSKEIADYVDKMMKKVDLIITSPAIRAKETAEIFSKSFKSKVKIMEEDLLYEGNTEEIVEKLSELLKGYYNVMIFGHNPTFDELAKKLTGDDLHLRKTGVICIEGETFEDILSGKGKLKWMVDPKSIEL